In Carya illinoinensis cultivar Pawnee chromosome 6, C.illinoinensisPawnee_v1, whole genome shotgun sequence, a single genomic region encodes these proteins:
- the LOC122314228 gene encoding uncharacterized protein LOC122314228 isoform X1, translating to MPGELARREKIAGIKPDEDLDIFMKSLALGGKDTSLVVEYIMKGWTSVLTHWWGIKCSRIFLGDKRSSLQQIYDFQVNCWLVQQECYTWMKYQQGLIVLLPIRSSNISSIQLVHLKPPLLKQLNSVYMDKLQNRHLLDTRQSSLGWASRQENFEVFATTRIVRNNKLFATNFGYR from the exons ATGCCAGGTGAACTTGCAAGAAGGGAAAAGATTGCTGGGATAAAACCTGATGAAGATCTTGATATATTCATGAAG TCATTAGCTCTGGGGGGGAAGGACACAAGCCTTGTTGTGGAGTACATCATGAAG GGCTGGACATCTGTGTTGACACATTGGTGGGGAATTAAATGCTCAAGGATATTTCTGGGGGACAAAAGAAGCAGCTTACAACAG ATATATGATTTCCAGGTGAATTGCTGGTTGGTCCAGCAGGAGTGCTATACATGGATGAAATATCAACAGGGCTTGATAGTTCTACTACCTATCAGATCATCAAATATCTCAAGCATTCAACTTGTGCACTTGAAGCCACCACT GTTGAAGCAGCTAAATAGCGTTTATATGGACAAGCTCCAGAATAGGCACTTGCTGGACACAAGACAAAGCAGTTTGGGATGGGCCTCGAGACAAG AGAATTTTGAAGTATTTGCAACCACCAGAATCGTCAGAAATAATAAGCTATTTGCGACGAATTTTGGCTATCGCTGA
- the LOC122314228 gene encoding uncharacterized protein LOC122314228 isoform X2 yields the protein MPGELARREKIAGIKPDEDLDIFMKSLALGGKDTSLVVEYIMKGWTSVLTHWWGIKCSRIFLGDKRSSLQQVNCWLVQQECYTWMKYQQGLIVLLPIRSSNISSIQLVHLKPPLLKQLNSVYMDKLQNRHLLDTRQSSLGWASRQENFEVFATTRIVRNNKLFATNFGYR from the exons ATGCCAGGTGAACTTGCAAGAAGGGAAAAGATTGCTGGGATAAAACCTGATGAAGATCTTGATATATTCATGAAG TCATTAGCTCTGGGGGGGAAGGACACAAGCCTTGTTGTGGAGTACATCATGAAG GGCTGGACATCTGTGTTGACACATTGGTGGGGAATTAAATGCTCAAGGATATTTCTGGGGGACAAAAGAAGCAGCTTACAACAG GTGAATTGCTGGTTGGTCCAGCAGGAGTGCTATACATGGATGAAATATCAACAGGGCTTGATAGTTCTACTACCTATCAGATCATCAAATATCTCAAGCATTCAACTTGTGCACTTGAAGCCACCACT GTTGAAGCAGCTAAATAGCGTTTATATGGACAAGCTCCAGAATAGGCACTTGCTGGACACAAGACAAAGCAGTTTGGGATGGGCCTCGAGACAAG AGAATTTTGAAGTATTTGCAACCACCAGAATCGTCAGAAATAATAAGCTATTTGCGACGAATTTTGGCTATCGCTGA
- the LOC122314228 gene encoding uncharacterized protein LOC122314228 isoform X3 translates to MPGELARREKIAGIKPDEDLDIFMKSLALGGKDTSLVVEYIMKGWTSVLTHWWGIKCSRIFLGDKRSSLQQIYDFQVNCWLVQQECYTWMKYQQGLIVLLPIRSSNISSIQLVHLKPPLLKQLNSVYMDKLQNRHLLDTRQSSLGWASRQGGCLSSYYIYWLLPFG, encoded by the exons ATGCCAGGTGAACTTGCAAGAAGGGAAAAGATTGCTGGGATAAAACCTGATGAAGATCTTGATATATTCATGAAG TCATTAGCTCTGGGGGGGAAGGACACAAGCCTTGTTGTGGAGTACATCATGAAG GGCTGGACATCTGTGTTGACACATTGGTGGGGAATTAAATGCTCAAGGATATTTCTGGGGGACAAAAGAAGCAGCTTACAACAG ATATATGATTTCCAGGTGAATTGCTGGTTGGTCCAGCAGGAGTGCTATACATGGATGAAATATCAACAGGGCTTGATAGTTCTACTACCTATCAGATCATCAAATATCTCAAGCATTCAACTTGTGCACTTGAAGCCACCACT GTTGAAGCAGCTAAATAGCGTTTATATGGACAAGCTCCAGAATAGGCACTTGCTGGACACAAGACAAAGCAGTTTGGGATGGGCCTCGAGACAAG GTGGTTGTTTATCAAGCTACTATATATATTGGTTGCTGCCTTTTGGTTGA
- the LOC122314228 gene encoding uncharacterized protein LOC122314228 isoform X4 — protein MPGELARREKIAGIKPDEDLDIFMKSLALGGKDTSLVVEYIMKGWTSVLTHWWGIKCSRIFLGDKRSSLQQIYDFQVNCWLVQQECYTWMKYQQGLIVLLPIRSSNISSIQLVHLKPPLLKQLNSVYMDKLQNRHLLDTRQSSLGWASRQGLLH, from the exons ATGCCAGGTGAACTTGCAAGAAGGGAAAAGATTGCTGGGATAAAACCTGATGAAGATCTTGATATATTCATGAAG TCATTAGCTCTGGGGGGGAAGGACACAAGCCTTGTTGTGGAGTACATCATGAAG GGCTGGACATCTGTGTTGACACATTGGTGGGGAATTAAATGCTCAAGGATATTTCTGGGGGACAAAAGAAGCAGCTTACAACAG ATATATGATTTCCAGGTGAATTGCTGGTTGGTCCAGCAGGAGTGCTATACATGGATGAAATATCAACAGGGCTTGATAGTTCTACTACCTATCAGATCATCAAATATCTCAAGCATTCAACTTGTGCACTTGAAGCCACCACT GTTGAAGCAGCTAAATAGCGTTTATATGGACAAGCTCCAGAATAGGCACTTGCTGGACACAAGACAAAGCAGTTTGGGATGGGCCTCGAGACAAG GTTTATTGCACTAA